A single genomic interval of Perca fluviatilis chromosome 19, GENO_Pfluv_1.0, whole genome shotgun sequence harbors:
- the LOC120548518 gene encoding cytochrome P450 26C1, which yields MLPLAQFGVLSALTTALTSVLSALLLLALTRQLWSLRWSLTRDKESSLPLPKGSMGWPLVGETFHWLFQGSNFHISRRERHGNVFKTHLLGKPVIRVTGAENIRKILLGEHSLVCTQWPQSTRIILGPNTLVNSIGDLHKRKRKILAKVFSRGALESYLPRLQDVVKSEVAKWCSEPGAIDVYSAAKALTFRIAVRVLLGLQMEEERIVYLAQIFEQLMNNLFSLPIDAPLSGLRKGIKAREILHANMEKIIEEKMDRQQAEEEYHDAFDYILFSSKEHGHQLSIQELKETAVELIFAAHSTTASASTSLILQLLRHPEVVERARVELEAEGLGCESHSSPSPPAVAMEKEEDTETTCLLNGGCQNHSDGFPQTQSHVPYLSLDKLSQLRYVDCVVKEVLRFLPPVSGGYRTALQTFELDGYQIPKGWSVMYSIRDTHETAAVFQSPELFDPDRFGPEREECRSARFSYVPFGGGVRSCVGKELAQIILKTLAVELIGTCKWTLATENFPKMQTVPIVHPVNGLHVHFTYLRK from the exons ATGTTACCCCTGGCACAGTTCGGGGTCCTGTCGGCCCTGACCACCGCGCTCACCTCGGTCCTGTCCGCGCTCTTGCTGCTGGCGCTGACCCGGCAGCTGTGGAGCCTCCGCTGGAGCCTGACCCGGGACAAAGAGAGCAGCCTGCCGCTGCCGAAGGGCTCCATGGGCTGGCCACTAGTCGGGGAGACTTTCCACTGGCTTTTCCAG GGTTCCAACTTCCACATCTCGCGCAGAGAGCGTCACGGCAACGTGTTTAAGACCCATCTCCTTGGGAAACCCGTCATCCGGGTGACGGGCGCAGAAAACATCCGCAAGATCCTGCTGGGCGAACACAGCCTGGTGTGCACCCAGTGGCCCCAGAGCACCCGCATCATCTTGGGACCCAACACCTTGGTCAACTCCATCGGAGACCTGCacaagaggaagagaaaa ATCCTGGCTAAAGTGTTTAGCCGGGGGGCTCTGGAGTCCTACCTGCCCCGGCTGCAGGACGTCGTCAAGTCTGAAGTCGCTAAGTGGTGCTCGGAGCCGGGCGCCATCGACGTTTACAGCGCCGCCAAGGCCCTGACGTTTCGCATCGCCGTCAGAGTCCTGCTGGGTCTGCAGATGGAGGAGGAGCGGATCGTTTACCTGGCCCAAATCTTTGAGCAGCTGATGAACAACCTCTTCTCGCTCCCCATAGATGCTCCGCTCAGTGGGCTACGCAAG GGGATAAAAGCCAGGGAAATCTTGCACGCCAACATGGAGAAAATCattgaggaaaagatggatcGGCAGCAGGCGGAGGAGGAATACCACGATGCCTTCGACTACATATTGTTCAGCTCCAAAGAGCATGGCCATCAGCTCAGCATCCAGGAGCTCAAG GAAACGGCAGTAGAGTTGATCTTCGCTGCTCACTCCACCACCGCCAGCGCCTCCACATCGCTAATTCTTCAGCTTCTTCGCCATCCAGAGGTGGTTGAGAGGGCCAGGGTCGAGCTGGAGGCCGAGGGCCTCGGCTGCGAATCCCACAGCAGTCCCAGCCCACCGGCTGTCGCcatggagaaagaggaggacacagagacaaccTGCTTGCTGAACGGAGGCTGTCAAAATCACAGCGATGGTTTCCCACAGACCCAGTCTCACGTGCCGTATCTGAGCCTGGACAAGCTGAGCCAGCTCCGCTACGTCGACTGTGTTGTCAAAGAGGTTCTCCGCTTCCTGCCGCCAGTCTCGGGTGGTTACCGGACAGCCCTGCAGACGTTTGAATTAGAC GGCTACCAGATCCCCAAAGGCTGGAGTGTAATGTACAGCATCCGGGACACCCATGAGACCGCAGCGGTCTTCCAGAGCCCGGAGCTGTTTGACCCAGACCGGTTCGGCCCAGAACGGGAGGAGTGTCGGTCGGCTCGGTTCAGCTACGTGCCGTTCGGCGGTGGCGTGCGGAGCTGCGTAGGGAAAGAACTGGCACAGATCATCCTAAAGACTCTGGCTGTGGAGCTGATCGGGACTTGCAAATGGACTCTGGCCACGGAGAACTTTCCCAAGATGCAGACAGTGCCGATAGTGCACCCGGTAAACGGGCTGCATGTGCATTTCACTTACCTGCGTAAGTAA